AGAATATTACGTTACCTTGCTGCCTGGCCGGAAAGCAGCCCATGCGGATCTCTTTGGACCGTTCTGAATTGCTTGTTATAGTACTCGCGCTGCTCCGGAGTTATCTCGTAGATAGTAACCAGCTCGCTCTCGTTGTCCTCGTCGTCGCTGCTGTGGCGATCAGAGGACTCCTCCTCCGTGCCCAGCAGCTGGCGGTGCTCGTCGCCCAGCAATCCCTGCCAGAGGGCCACACTGTTAGTGGGTGTGGGGCTGTCGCTGTTGGTGCTCCAGGCTTCGGGAGACCCACCGGCAGCACCGCCGCCTCGACGTCGCTAAAGCGATAAGAAATGGACGCGGAACGGTCACTGGTTAGCCTATTTGCATATGTCACATGATAAGATAGAAGTACGAACCCCGACATTCTcacggctgctgctgctgacgaGCCCGCTGCCATCCGTGCCGCGTCCGTGGCCCGTCGCCTCGTCCACGGATTCGTTTTGCTCCACCTCGGAGTCGGTGCTGGGCACATCGGATGTGTCCTGCAGCTGTTCCTGCTGCGAGTTGCGACGCAGCGAGTTCCTGCGATCAGTGGGCGGCGGCGGGGGCAAGGCGGCCAGTCCGTTTTCGACGGCCACCGCAGCCGTGGCCGCCTCCTTCCAGCTGAAGTGCGGCAGTGGGATCGGAAAGGTGGCCAAAATCAGCTCCTGGCGCAGCGGCATGGCCGCCTGGTGGGCGGCGATCAGCTTCAGGCATGAGTAGAACTGCGTTCGCGAGATGTGCAGTGCCGTGGAGGGAATCCCCGCCAGGCCGGTGATCTGTAAGCCCAGAGCCCCCAGATAATTAGTCACTCACGATCACACGATCACTCGAATTGGACCTACCTCAATCACAATCTCGTTGGCGATGTCCGCCGAGCGGAAGAGCTCGGTGGCCTTCAGCATGGGCACCTTGCCCGTCTTCTCCACGTCGCAGCATTGGAACAGCTCACTGTAGAATCGCGTCTCCGCTTCAGTGAGCGACACGTCCATGCCTACCGCCTACTTGTTGCCGCCTAcggttttgtttgtttgccaagCCGCTGGTTAGCGAGCCACGCCCCGTTCCTCCGACCCGGACCCGGAacccgatccgatccgatccgttTGTTTATTTCCACTCTAGTAGCCCCAACAGGCCAGTGCCAGACCCCGCTGCCCCGCAAAGTCTCTGCTGCCTTTCTGTCTTTTGGCCGCAAGACGGAGTTGGAGGAGGTGGAAGATGGGAGCTCTCCAGTGGCGAAGGTTTCGCTAGCTTTTCGGTGCCGCCACGGTTACGGGGTTAGAGCACTCCACGGCACAGGTCGACGGGGAACTCCTGCTTCTTCAAGCTGCGCGGTTCGCAATCAATTTGCCTTTTTGTCCAGGTTTTTTTCGCAAACTCTTTTGCACTATGTGTGCGCTGGCTCCGATATCGATAGGTTGCGATATCGATTAGTCAGCTGGCGAAGCAGCCCTGTACCTGTTACTGTGCCGCAGCCCTGGTTCCCGGTAAAAGTTAAGTGCTGCATGATGTGCAGCTTTTAAGGTGGCTAAAAATTTTGTCAATAATTAACTGAAAGCTTTTCTGGTAAAGAAACTTATTAGATTATTAATTGttagattattattattatgaaagtaaaagcttaaaattgtaatatatgttaaaattttacGTTTAAAGAATTGTTTGACTTGTTATGAgccataacatttaaatagcAACTGAATCCCCCTTAATTgaacatattattttaagtacaaagcaaaattttaaaaatttattctgtttaaaattCCAGTAGCCCTGTGCCAGTGACGTGACTCACGTCACTGAGTTTTCCTGCGTCACCTTTACTTTTGCCGCAGTGATCCCCACAAACATTCTGTTATTGTTGTCTGCGTCTGAGTGGCTGCGACGCAATTAATTGAAGGATTTGAAAGGCTTCAGAGACCAATTACAGTTATTTAACAGTCCCTTAATAATCCGGGATGTTCTCCAGAAAGAAGCCAGAGCCAGCAAAGCGAAGGCAACACGATTTATCGCAGGTAAGAGGGAAAACAAACAGACTAGATTCGtctatttattaattatgagTCATCACTCTCACTCTCATTTCATTTGCTTAGTTTGGCCTTACGGAAATCCCAGATGACTTTGATCCCAGCGCTGGATACGGAGATGACGATGGCGGCGACAGCGACCTGGAGGCGGAGCTGGCGGCCATTGCCAGCGGAGGAGGAGCCAGACCAAAACCCAAGCCCAAGGCGAAGCTGGTCCCCGCCAGTGACCTGGACAAAATGATTGCCGACAGCTTGCGTGATGtcagcgacgacgacgatAATGACGACAATCTGGAACAAGACTCGGATCTGCTGGGCGAGCTGAAGGGAATTGGTGGCGTTGAGGAGACGGAGGAAGAGGAGCCTGCAGCGCAACCACCAGCTGGCAGCGACGAACCCGTCCAGACCTTCCTGCCCACTACCACGGTGGACACGTTGGGCGTCATCAAGCAGCGCCTGGAGATGTACAAGCATGCCGAGGCGAATGCCAAGGCAGCTGGCGATTCCGGAAAGGCGAGACGCTTTGGAAGGGGTCTTAAGACCCTGCAGGATCTTCACAAGCAAGCAGCAGCCGGCAAGTCCATCAACGTGGATGACATACCGCCGGAAGTCAGTGTTAAGCCTGTTGGCGGTCAGGCTCCTCAAGTGGCTGCAGAGGAATCACCAGCTCCTTCCACTCCTGCCTCCCCTCCTCCTATTCCGAGTCGGGCAGCTCCAGCACCTCCTACTCCCACGTCGCCAGTCGCACCCACCACCCCTGTGGCCCCCACAACGCCTCAAAATCCGTTAGTGGCACAAATGCGCAGCCGTCAAAACGAATACAAGGCTGCTGCCCTGCAGTCGAAGCGCAGCGGTGACACTGCTACTGCCCTTCAGTTCCTCAAGGTGGTCAAGCAGTTCGACGTAGTGGTGAAGATGTGTGAGGATGGACAGGAAGTCGATCTCAGCGATATGCCGCCTCCGCCAGCTGAGTTTCTGGAGTTCTTGAACAAGCTGAAAGAGGGAGCGGCGCCAGAAGTAGTTGCTGAACCTACTCCTGCGCCAGCTCCTGAACCTGTTGCTCCCGCTCcggctcctgctgctgccacaAACATGATGGAGGCACTGCAGCAACGTTTGGAAAAATACCAATCCGTGGAGGCGGCTGCCAAGGCAGAGAACAATACCGGAAAGGCAAGACGCTTTGGAAGGATTGTGAAGCAATACGAAGATGCCATCAAGTTGTACAAGGCGGGCAAACCTGTGCCTTATGATGAACTGCCAGTGCCACCCGGTTTCGGTCCCCTGCCCACGGGAGATGCTGCTCCAGCTGCGCCGACCCCTTCCCTGCCCACTTCCCCTACATCGCCTCCAGCAACCGCGAGTACTTCCGCCGGCGGAACTCCTTCCAGTTCCGGTACGACGACGCCTACAGCTCCACGAAAGGCTCCATCACCTCCTCAGGCGAAGGAGCTGACCACTCGCACGTCTGGCAACCAGCAGAAAAACAATCTCGCCGAACAGCAAATGAAACTTCTTCTTGAGCGTCAAAAGGAGTTCAAGCTGGCTGCGATAGAGGCCAAAAAAGCGGGAGAGATTGATCAGGCCAAGGAGTACCTCAAGATCTACAAAGGATTTGATTCGTTGCTTAATGCAGCCAGCAGCGGATTACCTGTAGATCTGAACACTGTAAGATTCGTGGTGATTTTTCGTTATTTTATTCCTAAGTTTTCTATTCTTTTGCAGCTGCCAGTGCCACCTTCCCAACGAGATAATCTGGAAGCCTCATTTGCCATAGTCTCCGCCGAAGAGTGTGATCCGGGCGATGATATCTGCGAAATTGGTGTTCGCATGGAGGAGCAGCTGGCCAAGCAGTTGATGATGTGCAAAAATACTCGAGATCATCACAAGGCAATGGGCGATGTGGCAGGCATGAATCGGTTCGAAAATTTGGCTCTAACCGTGCAGAAGGATTTGGATTTGGTGCGGTACACCAAGCGAAAGAATGAATCATTGCCAAAGTTTCACTATGAA
This genomic stretch from Drosophila gunungcola strain Sukarami unplaced genomic scaffold, Dgunungcola_SK_2 000001F, whole genome shotgun sequence harbors:
- the LOC128262801 gene encoding coiled-coil and C2 domain-containing protein 1-like isoform X2: MFSRKKPEPAKRRQHDLSQFGLTEIPDDFDPSAGYGDDDGGDSDLEAELAAIASGGGARPKPKPKAKLVPASDLDKMIADSLRDVSDDDDNDDNLEQDSDLLGELKGIGGVEETEEEEPAAQPPAGSDEPVQTFLPTTTVDTLGVIKQRLEMYKHAEANAKAAGDSGKARRFGRGLKTLQDLHKQAAAGKSINVDDIPPEVSVKPVGGQAPQVAAEESPAPSTPASPPPIPSRAAPAPPTPTSPVAPTTPVAPTTPQNPLVAQMRSRQNEYKAAALQSKRSGDTATALQFLKVVKQFDVVVKMCEDGQEVDLSDMPPPPAEFLEFLNKLKEGAAPEVVAEPTPAPAPEPVAPAPAPAAATNMMEALQQRLEKYQSVEAAAKAENNTGKARRFGRIVKQYEDAIKLYKAGKPVPYDELPVPPGFGPLPTGDAAPAAPTPSLPTSPTSPPATASTSAGGTPSSSGTTTPTAPRKAPSPPQAKELTTRTSGNQQKNNLAEQQMKLLLERQKEFKLAAIEAKKAGEIDQAKEYLKIYKGFDSLLNAASSGLPVDLNTLPVPPSQRDNLEASFAIVSAEECDPGDDICEIGVRMEEQLAKQLMMCKNTRDHHKAMGDVAGMNRFENLALTVQKDLDLVRYTKRKNESLPKFHYEKRSFNIVHCNTDLTDCELEIVVVRGINYNVANPKDVDTYVRVEFPLLNEETFKTKTNVIRDTSSPDYDERFKVDIQRANRQFQRIFKRHGVKFEIYSRGGFLRSDTLIGTVNVKLQPLETKCDIHDTYDLMDGRKQVGGKLEVKVRVRNPILTKQIEHINEKWLVLDT
- the LOC128262801 gene encoding coiled-coil and C2 domain-containing protein 1-like isoform X1, giving the protein MFSRKKPEPAKRRQHDLSQFGLTEIPDDFDPSAGYGDDDGGDSDLEAELAAIASGGGARPKPKPKAKLVPASDLDKMIADSLRDVSDDDDNDDNLEQDSDLLGELKGIGGVEETEEEEPAAQPPAGSDEPVQTFLPTTTVDTLGVIKQRLEMYKHAEANAKAAGDSGKARRFGRGLKTLQDLHKQAAAGKSINVDDIPPEVSVKPVGGQAPQVAAEESPAPSTPASPPPIPSRAAPAPPTPTSPVAPTTPVAPTTPQNPLVAQMRSRQNEYKAAALQSKRSGDTATALQFLKVVKQFDVVVKMCEDGQEVDLSDMPPPPAEFLEFLNKLKEGAAPEVVAEPTPAPAPEPVAPAPAPAAATNMMEALQQRLEKYQSVEAAAKAENNTGKARRFGRIVKQYEDAIKLYKAGKPVPYDELPVPPGFGPLPTGDAAPAAPTPSLPTSPTSPPATASTSAGGTPSSSGTTTPTAPRKAPSPPQAKELTTRTSGNQQKNNLAEQQMKLLLERQKEFKLAAIEAKKAGEIDQAKEYLKIYKGFDSLLNAASSGLPVDLNTLPVPPSQRDNLEASFAIVSAEECDPGDDICEIGVRMEEQLAKQLMMCKNTRDHHKAMGDVAGMNRFENLALTVQKDLDLVRYTKRKNESLPKFHYEKRSFNIVHCNTDLTDCELEIVVVRGINYNVANPKDVDTYVRVEFPLLNEETFKTKTNVIRDTSSPDYDERFKVDIQRANRQFQRIFKRHGVKFEIYSRGCSIDCCGLSRKLPLCCFRGFLRSDTLIGTVNVKLQPLETKCDIHDTYDLMDGRKQVGGKLEVKVRVRNPILTKQIEHINEKWLVLDT